The proteins below are encoded in one region of Triticum aestivum cultivar Chinese Spring chromosome 1B, IWGSC CS RefSeq v2.1, whole genome shotgun sequence:
- the LOC123123925 gene encoding 2-oxoglutarate-Fe(II) type oxidoreductase hxnY, giving the protein MAGGSLNLPVVDLAPPDIKSAVDAVRKACVESGFFYVTNHGIQDGLLEALFAESKKFFELPLEEKMLLQRNSAHRGYTAPYTEKLDASSEFQGDLKESFYIGAVGDVDMPNDPNQWPPKERFPSWKDTMKLYHAAALAAGKRILSLIALSLDLEAEFFQNIGAVDCSSEVIRLLHYPGEVNESDNGNYGASAHSDYGMITLLATDGTPGLQICREKDRHPQLWEDVRHVDGTLIVNIGDLLERWTNCVFRSTLHRVVAVGKERYSAAYFLDPRPDLVVQCLESCCCEAYPPRFPPITAGDYLKERLSATYK; this is encoded by the exons ATGGCCGGCGGTAGCCTGAACCTCCCCGTGGTTGACCTCGCGCCCCCCGACATCAAATCCGCCGTGGATGCCGTCCGGAAG GCATGCGTGGAGAGCGGGTTCTTCTACGTCACCAACCACGGGATCCAGGACGGCCTGCTGGAGGCGCTGTTCGCCGAGAGCAAGAAGTTCTTCGAGCTGCCGCTGGAGGAGAAGATGTTGCTGCAGAGGAACAGCGCCCACCGGGGCTACACCGCGCCCTACACCGAGAAGCTCGACGCGTCGTCCGAATTCCAGG GAGACCTCAAGGAGAGTTTCTACATTGGGGCGGTCGGGGACGTAGATATGCCGAATGATCCTAACCAATGGCCTCCTAAAG AGCGATTTCCATCTTGGAAGGATACAATGAAGCTGTACCATGCAGCTGCACT GGCTGCTGGCAAAAGGATACTCTCTCTAATTGCTCTGAGTCTGGACCTAGAAGCTGAATTCTTTCAGAACATTGGTGCAGTCGACTGCTCTTCAGAAGTTATTCGGTTATTGCACTACCCAG GTGAAGTAAATGAGTCTGATAATGGAAATTATGGTGCATCAGCTCATTCAGATTATGGAATGATAACTCTTCTGGCAACAGATGGGACTCCTGGCTTGCAG ATATGCAGGGAGAAGGATAGGCATCCTCAACTCTGGGAAGATGTTCGTCACGTTGATGG GACCCTTATTGTTAACATTGGCGATTTGCTAGAAAGGTGGACGAATTGTGTTTTCAG ATCTACGCTTCATCGGGTTGTTGCAGTTGGCAAAGAGCGATATTCT GCGGCTTACTTCCTGGACCCAAGACCCGATCTAGTGGTGCAGTGCTTGGAAAGCTGTTGCTGCGAAGCATATCCTCCAAG GTTTCCACCTATCACGGCGGGTGACTATTTGAAAGAACGATTAAGTGCCACATACAAATAA